A genomic segment from Paenibacillus sp. FSL K6-1096 encodes:
- a CDS encoding carbohydrate ABC transporter permease: MTLYTRVIGALRPPKRLNRSFAVSFMLFALLLAFGSFMILPLVYAVNNAFKPLDELFIFPPRFFVRNPTLENFTDLAVIMGNSWVPFTRYVANTLLITLVGTAGHILLASAAAYPLAKFRFPGSGMLFKIVVLSLMFSPHVTAIPNYLVMSQLGWINTQAAIIVPSLAFSLGLFLMKQFMEQIPDALIEAAKIDGANEYRVFWQIVMPNVKPAWLTLMILQFPALWGTDGGNFIYSENLKTLHYALSQIIQGGIARAGVGAAVALLLMTVPILLFIISQSSVIQTMATSGMKE; this comes from the coding sequence ATGACCCTGTATACAAGAGTAATCGGGGCACTTCGACCCCCCAAAAGACTGAACCGTTCCTTCGCCGTCAGCTTCATGCTGTTCGCCCTGCTGCTGGCCTTCGGCTCGTTCATGATTCTGCCGCTGGTCTACGCGGTGAACAATGCCTTCAAGCCGCTGGATGAGCTGTTCATCTTCCCGCCGAGATTCTTCGTGCGCAACCCGACGCTGGAGAACTTCACCGATCTGGCGGTCATCATGGGCAATTCATGGGTGCCGTTCACCCGATATGTGGCGAACACTCTGCTGATCACCCTGGTGGGAACGGCCGGGCATATCCTGCTCGCCTCGGCTGCGGCTTATCCGCTGGCCAAGTTCCGGTTCCCGGGCTCCGGGATGCTGTTCAAAATCGTCGTGCTCTCGCTGATGTTCTCGCCGCATGTAACGGCGATTCCCAACTATCTGGTCATGTCACAGCTTGGCTGGATCAATACCCAGGCGGCGATTATCGTGCCTTCGCTGGCGTTCTCGCTGGGCCTGTTCCTGATGAAGCAGTTCATGGAGCAGATTCCGGATGCGCTGATTGAAGCAGCTAAGATCGACGGGGCGAATGAGTACCGTGTGTTCTGGCAGATCGTAATGCCCAATGTGAAGCCGGCCTGGCTTACGCTCATGATCCTGCAATTTCCGGCGCTGTGGGGTACAGATGGCGGGAACTTCATCTACAGCGAGAACCTGAAGACACTGCACTATGCGCTCAGCCAGATTATCCAGGGCGGGATTGCCCGGGCCGGGGTTGGGGCAGCGGTTGCGCTGCTGCTGATGACTGTGCCGATCCTGTTGTTCATTATTTCACAGAGCAGCGTCATCCAGACGATGGCTACATCCGGGATGAAAGAGTAG
- a CDS encoding extracellular solute-binding protein, whose product MNIRHRNIAVILVVILLAGAVWLYTSSGQPVHSDSPGTGTFTAVSSDPAEGSYEAYLQQHGDASRPDRVIRIEGEDYAGTEGEGFEVKAQLEGLDGSAVITPEAGTISWEVPVTDAGLYNIRVHYYPVEGKSSAIERSLAINRQTPFKGADTLLFDRVWGNREAEIKRDDRGNDLRPRQVEQPVWQTTVVKDSEGFYEEPYAFYLEQGTQTLSLTALREPMAIDYIELFQDRKVRSYAEARQEYEAKGLQPVTEPYVEVQAEAASAKSSPTLYPLADRSSPAVVPYHVSNLRINTIGGVNWKLPGQWIEWEIEVPEDGLYHIALKEQQNQLRGVYANRSLTIDGEYPFTEMKQIRFNYSPGWQMNVLGGEEPYLFHLTQGKHKLRLTVTLGDIAPLVRTIQSSVLTLNEMYRNILAITSNNPDKFRDYQLEKRLPEMTKVFREQAETIRSVGEYLEQATGERSDKVSILYSMVTQLEDMAEHPDTVAKRLVAFKTNVGGLGTWILTVQEQPLTLDSLIVSAPGKKLPRAQATWFQKIKHELGAYTASYSADYDSIGNVTKSQKAIEVWISTGRDQAQVMKSMIDDTFTPDTGISVSLRLVPPNILLPATLAGEGPDVAMQIGEDLPVNYAMRKASADLSQFPGFGEVANRFRDSALTPYKYNGSVYGLPEQQIFPMLFYRKDILQELGLEPPTTWEEVYNVVSVLQRHNLEFYLPLEDTLNNATLVPNAAFTMLLYQNGGQLYTDDQKRSALNSETSMSEFNKWTQFYTNYKFPVKVDFPNRFRTGEIPIGIADYTIYNSLTVMAPEIRNLWEFAVVPGTPKADGTVDHSVASHTTGVMMLENAKDKDSSWEFMKWWTDKDTQVQYGREMEGLMGAAARYPTANIAALEELPWPVKDYKQLESQWEWVKGNPQVPGGYFTGRHLDNAFRKVINGNVNPREALSDYLIYINDEIQIKRKEFKLPY is encoded by the coding sequence TTGAATATTCGACACAGGAACATAGCGGTTATATTGGTGGTCATCCTGCTGGCCGGGGCAGTGTGGCTATATACTTCCTCAGGGCAGCCAGTCCATTCCGATTCTCCGGGGACCGGCACATTTACCGCCGTCTCCAGCGACCCGGCGGAAGGCAGCTATGAAGCTTATCTGCAGCAGCATGGGGACGCCAGCCGCCCGGACCGGGTGATCCGCATTGAGGGTGAGGATTATGCGGGAACCGAAGGTGAGGGCTTTGAGGTGAAGGCACAGCTGGAAGGGCTGGACGGTTCGGCTGTTATTACTCCGGAAGCAGGAACGATTTCCTGGGAGGTGCCGGTAACGGATGCCGGACTATATAACATCCGGGTTCACTACTACCCGGTAGAAGGCAAAAGCTCGGCAATCGAGCGTTCCCTTGCCATTAACCGGCAGACCCCGTTCAAAGGCGCGGACACGCTGCTGTTCGACCGGGTCTGGGGCAACCGCGAGGCTGAGATCAAGCGGGATGACCGCGGCAATGACCTCCGTCCCCGGCAGGTCGAGCAGCCGGTATGGCAGACTACGGTGGTCAAGGACAGTGAAGGCTTCTATGAGGAGCCTTACGCCTTCTATCTGGAGCAGGGGACGCAGACCTTGTCGCTGACCGCGCTGCGTGAGCCGATGGCGATTGATTACATCGAGCTGTTCCAGGACCGCAAGGTACGGTCTTATGCGGAGGCCAGACAGGAATATGAAGCCAAAGGGCTGCAGCCGGTAACGGAGCCTTATGTGGAGGTCCAGGCTGAAGCGGCGTCCGCCAAATCCTCGCCTACCTTATATCCGTTAGCCGACCGCTCCAGTCCGGCGGTGGTGCCTTACCATGTCTCGAACCTCAGAATCAACACGATCGGCGGGGTGAACTGGAAGCTGCCCGGCCAATGGATTGAATGGGAGATTGAGGTTCCCGAGGACGGCTTGTACCACATTGCGCTGAAGGAGCAGCAGAACCAGCTCCGGGGTGTATATGCGAACCGCAGTCTGACGATCGACGGTGAATACCCGTTCACAGAGATGAAGCAGATCCGCTTCAATTACAGTCCCGGCTGGCAGATGAATGTGCTGGGCGGAGAGGAGCCTTATCTGTTCCACCTTACGCAAGGGAAGCACAAGCTGAGACTGACGGTCACGCTGGGCGATATTGCCCCGCTGGTCCGTACGATCCAGTCCAGCGTCCTGACGTTGAATGAGATGTACCGCAATATTCTGGCGATCACCTCCAACAACCCGGACAAATTCCGCGATTACCAGCTGGAGAAGCGGCTGCCGGAGATGACCAAGGTCTTCCGCGAGCAGGCGGAGACGATCCGCAGTGTAGGCGAATATCTGGAGCAGGCAACCGGAGAACGCAGCGACAAGGTGTCGATTCTGTACTCTATGGTAACCCAACTGGAGGATATGGCAGAACATCCCGATACGGTCGCCAAGCGGCTCGTGGCCTTCAAGACGAATGTCGGCGGACTCGGCACATGGATTCTGACCGTGCAGGAGCAGCCGCTGACACTGGATTCCCTGATTGTATCGGCGCCTGGCAAGAAGCTTCCGCGCGCGCAGGCTACCTGGTTCCAGAAGATCAAGCATGAGCTGGGTGCGTATACGGCATCCTATTCTGCCGATTACGACAGCATCGGCAACGTGACGAAGAGCCAGAAGGCGATAGAGGTCTGGATCTCCACCGGGCGGGATCAGGCCCAGGTAATGAAGAGCATGATCGACGACACATTTACGCCGGATACGGGGATCTCTGTCTCGCTGAGGCTGGTGCCTCCGAACATTCTGCTGCCCGCCACTCTGGCCGGCGAAGGGCCGGATGTCGCGATGCAGATCGGTGAGGACCTTCCCGTCAACTACGCGATGCGCAAAGCCTCGGCCGACCTGTCCCAATTCCCTGGCTTCGGGGAGGTGGCTAACCGGTTCCGGGACAGTGCGCTGACGCCTTACAAGTACAACGGAAGCGTCTACGGGCTGCCGGAGCAGCAGATCTTCCCGATGCTGTTCTACCGGAAGGATATTCTCCAGGAGCTTGGCCTGGAGCCGCCAACCACCTGGGAGGAGGTCTACAATGTCGTCTCTGTGCTGCAGCGGCATAACCTGGAGTTCTATCTTCCGCTGGAGGATACGTTGAACAATGCAACGCTGGTGCCGAATGCGGCCTTCACCATGCTCCTCTACCAGAACGGCGGCCAGCTCTATACGGATGACCAGAAGCGGAGCGCGCTGAACTCGGAGACCTCCATGAGTGAATTTAACAAGTGGACCCAGTTCTATACCAATTACAAGTTCCCGGTGAAGGTGGACTTTCCGAACCGCTTCCGTACAGGCGAGATCCCGATCGGAATCGCCGATTACACCATCTATAACAGCCTGACGGTGATGGCGCCCGAAATCCGCAACCTGTGGGAATTCGCGGTGGTGCCGGGAACACCGAAGGCGGACGGCACCGTGGATCACAGTGTAGCCAGCCATACGACCGGTGTCATGATGCTGGAGAATGCCAAGGATAAGGATTCGTCCTGGGAATTCATGAAGTGGTGGACGGATAAGGATACCCAGGTCCAGTACGGCCGGGAAATGGAAGGTCTGATGGGTGCAGCAGCACGTTATCCGACCGCCAATATTGCCGCCCTGGAGGAATTGCCGTGGCCGGTGAAGGATTACAAGCAGCTGGAGAGCCAGTGGGAGTGGGTGAAGGGCAATCCGCAGGTGCCGGGCGGCTACTTCACAGGCAGACATCTGGATAATGCGTTCCGCAAGGTGATCAACGGGAACGTTAATCCGCGCGAGGCCCTGTCGGATTATCTGATCTACATTAACGATGAAATTCAGATCAAACGGAAGGAATTCAAACTTCCTTATTAG
- a CDS encoding helix-turn-helix domain-containing protein: MLYRILCVERNAQVRETASYIAENRFTDFIVQAEADYSSDIPRLIRRENISLVLLNIRGAHTAGMNVCAQIRKESAVPVILLGGSGDFGLARQALLYNVSDYLTDPVDPAELGRSLEAVKKGLLATGKASSPVQAVHRTVIHREPASPCPIVSTIKEFVEEQLHRNITLKQIADSLKFNCAYLGQKFKQQEQMSFNDYLLQQRMEKAKRLLATTDMRIYEIADAVGYTEIDWFYKKFRAYTGTSANEYRKQCFVTA, translated from the coding sequence ATGTTGTACAGAATCTTGTGTGTAGAGCGGAACGCCCAAGTGCGGGAGACCGCTTCTTATATAGCAGAAAACCGGTTCACGGATTTCATCGTACAGGCGGAAGCTGATTATTCGTCCGATATTCCGCGGCTGATCCGCAGGGAGAACATCTCACTGGTGCTACTGAATATCAGAGGTGCCCATACGGCGGGGATGAATGTGTGCGCACAGATTAGGAAGGAGAGCGCCGTCCCGGTAATTCTTCTTGGAGGTAGCGGGGATTTCGGGCTGGCGCGCCAAGCGCTTTTGTATAATGTAAGCGATTACCTGACTGATCCGGTTGATCCGGCAGAGCTGGGCAGAAGCCTGGAGGCGGTAAAGAAGGGGCTGCTTGCCACGGGAAAAGCCTCTTCACCGGTACAAGCGGTTCACCGGACGGTGATTCACAGAGAGCCTGCCTCCCCCTGCCCGATCGTCAGCACCATCAAGGAGTTCGTGGAGGAACAGCTCCATCGCAATATTACGCTTAAGCAAATTGCCGATTCCCTGAAATTCAATTGCGCCTATCTCGGGCAGAAATTCAAGCAGCAGGAGCAGATGTCCTTCAACGATTATCTGCTGCAGCAGCGTATGGAGAAGGCCAAGCGCTTGCTTGCGACAACCGATATGAGGATCTACGAGATTGCCGACGCGGTCGGCTATACCGAAATTGACTGGTTCTATAAGAAGTTCAGAGCCTACACGGGAACCAGCGCGAACGAATACCGCAAGCAGTGCTTCGTCACGGCCTGA
- a CDS encoding sugar ABC transporter permease — protein MVQIQNTTEPALQGLAGGPRRESRLALLWKDIKKSKHYYIMMSPYMIIFFLFTVIPVVISFGLSFFYFNMLETPRFVGWENYSRLLLGDDVFMIALKNTFLFAVITGPLSYIACFLFAWLINELSPFVRALMTLVFYAPSISGNVFFIWLIVFSGDSYGYLNGFLMKIGVLLEPIIWLQNEKYILAIIIIVQLWLSLGTSFLAFIAGLQTVDQSLFEAAAMDGIKNRWQELWFVTLPSMRPQLMFGAVMQITASFAVAEVSIALAGFPSVNYAGHTVVTHLMDYGTLRFEMGYASAIATILFGIMLGTNMMTQKLLRKVGE, from the coding sequence ATGGTACAAATCCAGAATACCACTGAACCAGCCTTACAAGGGCTGGCCGGCGGACCCCGGAGGGAGTCCCGCCTGGCGCTTTTATGGAAAGATATCAAGAAGAGCAAGCATTACTATATCATGATGAGTCCCTATATGATCATCTTCTTCCTGTTCACGGTGATCCCGGTGGTTATCTCCTTCGGGCTGAGCTTCTTCTACTTCAACATGCTGGAGACGCCGCGGTTCGTTGGCTGGGAGAACTATTCCCGGCTGCTGCTGGGCGATGATGTGTTCATGATTGCGCTGAAGAACACCTTCCTGTTCGCAGTCATCACAGGTCCGCTGAGCTATATCGCCTGCTTCCTGTTCGCCTGGCTGATCAATGAATTATCGCCCTTTGTCCGGGCGCTGATGACGCTGGTCTTCTATGCGCCTTCGATCTCAGGCAATGTGTTCTTCATCTGGCTGATCGTCTTCTCGGGCGACAGCTACGGCTACCTCAACGGCTTCCTGATGAAGATCGGGGTGCTGCTGGAGCCGATTATATGGCTGCAGAATGAGAAGTATATCCTGGCGATTATCATCATCGTTCAGCTCTGGCTGAGTCTTGGCACCAGCTTCCTGGCGTTCATCGCCGGACTGCAGACCGTGGACCAGTCGCTGTTTGAGGCGGCGGCGATGGACGGGATCAAGAACCGCTGGCAGGAGCTGTGGTTCGTCACGCTGCCGTCCATGCGCCCGCAGCTCATGTTCGGCGCGGTGATGCAGATTACGGCATCGTTCGCGGTCGCGGAGGTCTCGATCGCGCTGGCCGGGTTCCCGAGCGTCAACTACGCGGGACATACCGTTGTCACCCATCTGATGGACTACGGGACGCTCCGCTTCGAGATGGGCTATGCCTCAGCCATCGCGACCATTCTCTTCGGCATCATGCTCGGCACGAATATGATGACCCAGAAGCTGCTGCGAAAGGTGGGTGAATGA
- a CDS encoding extracellular solute-binding protein, protein MRAKKSKVMSVFISLLLVAATTACGGGGNSGNAGGGATAAPAATEAPVAEATPEATPTAEPSNATPEMDFDMGGRTIKIVSWWDMTIPEDNPDNIQRAKNLKELMAKHNFKVEYVALDYGEYQKKVVASLVAGEPLGDIVRMGKGYMIPVLTKQDLFWPVDEYTKNENAFNQRMTTEFSQYNGRGYGFSENSGNLISGIFYNRTLMKKLGMKPLQEYVNEDNWNWETFTQVAKEANKDTDNNGKLDVWGLASGGFLEMAMASNETDLTIEDKQNLDDPKLLEVFKFISKLGAEKVARPTEGGDWQEPAQFFRQGNTLMYAGADYEASGFKTDMKDYDIGFVPFPKGPNATEYHSVESAVQFLTIPKKAENPEQLMYIWEKINDIESIYDYPKQASLESTYDNEDDINNAKMVEGGMLLTNHNTFSTMPYYEMIDELKKGTSASTVIEKYKAKVQASVDAVYKN, encoded by the coding sequence ATGCGGGCAAAAAAAAGCAAAGTAATGTCAGTATTCATCAGCTTGTTGTTAGTGGCTGCAACGACGGCATGTGGCGGAGGCGGAAACAGCGGGAACGCCGGAGGCGGGGCTACGGCCGCGCCGGCGGCTACAGAGGCGCCAGTAGCTGAAGCAACACCGGAAGCTACTCCGACTGCAGAGCCAAGCAACGCTACGCCGGAGATGGATTTCGATATGGGCGGCCGGACGATCAAGATTGTCTCCTGGTGGGATATGACCATTCCCGAGGACAACCCGGACAATATCCAGCGCGCGAAGAATCTGAAGGAGCTGATGGCGAAGCATAACTTTAAGGTGGAATATGTGGCGCTTGACTACGGCGAATACCAGAAGAAGGTTGTCGCTTCCCTGGTTGCCGGCGAGCCCCTTGGAGATATCGTGCGGATGGGCAAGGGCTATATGATTCCGGTGCTGACCAAGCAGGATCTGTTCTGGCCGGTGGACGAGTACACGAAGAATGAGAATGCCTTCAACCAGCGGATGACCACCGAATTCTCGCAATACAACGGCCGCGGCTACGGCTTCTCGGAGAATTCGGGCAACCTGATCAGCGGGATTTTCTACAACCGTACCCTGATGAAGAAGCTGGGCATGAAGCCGTTGCAGGAGTATGTGAACGAGGACAACTGGAACTGGGAGACCTTCACCCAAGTGGCCAAAGAAGCGAACAAGGATACAGATAACAACGGGAAACTTGATGTCTGGGGTCTGGCCTCCGGCGGCTTCCTGGAAATGGCGATGGCCTCCAACGAGACCGATCTGACCATTGAAGACAAACAAAACCTCGATGATCCCAAGCTGCTGGAGGTATTCAAGTTCATCTCCAAGCTGGGTGCAGAGAAGGTAGCCCGGCCGACCGAAGGCGGGGACTGGCAGGAACCGGCGCAGTTCTTCCGCCAGGGGAACACGCTGATGTATGCGGGAGCAGATTATGAGGCAAGCGGCTTCAAGACGGATATGAAGGATTATGATATCGGCTTTGTTCCTTTTCCCAAAGGGCCTAATGCTACCGAATACCACAGTGTGGAATCCGCTGTCCAGTTCCTGACTATCCCGAAGAAGGCCGAGAATCCGGAGCAGCTGATGTATATCTGGGAGAAAATCAACGACATCGAGTCGATCTACGATTATCCGAAGCAGGCTTCGCTGGAGAGCACCTACGACAACGAGGATGATATCAACAACGCGAAGATGGTAGAGGGCGGAATGCTGCTCACGAACCACAATACCTTCTCGACCATGCCGTACTACGAGATGATTGACGAGCTGAAGAAGGGAACCTCAGCCTCTACGGTGATTGAGAAGTACAAGGCTAAGGTTCAGGCATCGGTAGACGCAGTCTACAAAAATTAA
- a CDS encoding carbohydrate ABC transporter permease, which yields MSDNQTSLTPNTREIDITKKTVKMRVSTTDKIISTVIYILFSLFAFLCVYPFYSIIINTISANDLSAKGEIIFWPKGIHFQNYIDVFKIPGLGNAFMISLARTVIGTLLTVGASAFLGFMFAQEDMWGKKFWYRFTIITMFFNAGIIPWYLTMRSLHLTDNFLAYVLPSVVAPFFIILVKTFVEATPKELQQAASIDGAGIFTIFYKVILPISKPILATVAIFSAVNQWNSFQDTLLLVTDSKLYSLQFILYNYINQASSLSTMVNLQNSGSTAMATLATKQTSTSIRMTVTIIVVAPILLVYPIFQRFFVKGIIIGAVKG from the coding sequence ATGAGTGACAACCAGACCAGTCTTACGCCAAACACCCGGGAGATCGACATCACCAAAAAAACGGTCAAAATGCGGGTCAGCACCACCGACAAAATCATTTCCACCGTCATTTATATCCTGTTCTCCCTGTTCGCCTTCCTCTGCGTCTATCCGTTCTATTCGATCATTATCAATACGATCAGCGCGAATGATCTCAGTGCGAAGGGCGAAATTATCTTCTGGCCTAAGGGGATTCATTTCCAGAACTATATCGATGTGTTCAAAATCCCGGGGCTCGGCAATGCGTTCATGATCTCCCTCGCCAGAACCGTGATCGGTACGCTGCTCACAGTCGGCGCCTCAGCCTTCCTTGGATTCATGTTCGCCCAGGAGGATATGTGGGGCAAAAAGTTCTGGTACCGCTTCACTATCATCACCATGTTCTTCAATGCCGGGATCATCCCCTGGTATCTGACCATGAGATCGCTGCATCTGACGGACAACTTCCTGGCTTATGTTCTTCCGTCCGTGGTCGCTCCGTTCTTCATTATCCTGGTCAAAACCTTCGTAGAAGCGACACCGAAGGAGCTGCAGCAGGCGGCCAGTATTGACGGCGCAGGCATCTTCACCATCTTTTACAAAGTCATTCTGCCGATCAGCAAGCCGATCCTTGCAACCGTTGCCATTTTCTCGGCGGTCAACCAGTGGAACTCCTTCCAGGATACGCTGCTGCTGGTGACGGACAGTAAGCTGTACAGCTTACAGTTCATTCTGTATAACTACATCAATCAGGCGAGCTCTTTGTCGACCATGGTCAATCTGCAGAATTCAGGATCAACCGCAATGGCAACTCTGGCGACCAAGCAGACCTCTACCTCCATCCGCATGACCGTTACCATTATCGTAGTCGCGCCAATTTTGCTGGTATATCCGATTTTCCAGAGATTCTTCGTCAAAGGAATTATAATTGGTGCGGTCAAAGGCTAA
- a CDS encoding ABC transporter permease subunit: MFAYYPLYGWVYAFFDYTPPIPLSKSEFVGFQWFHSLVENQVKIDQLMQVIWNTFGISGLGILFSWLPMIFAIFLTEIKAVRFRKFIQTVTTLPNFISWVLVYSLAFSMFSSEGMVNGFLHMTGLSDSPTMFLQSSEHVWWTMWAWATWKTLGWSAILYIAAIMGIDESLYEAAYVDGATRMQVIRHVVLPSMMPTYFVLLMLQIASFLNNGLEQYFVFQNAFNKDTIQVLDLYVYNLAMGGGSYSVSVAISMLKSVISVVLLFSVNGLSKMLRGEGIV; this comes from the coding sequence GTGTTTGCCTACTATCCGCTCTATGGATGGGTATATGCCTTCTTTGATTACACCCCGCCTATCCCGTTATCCAAATCCGAGTTCGTCGGCTTCCAATGGTTCCATTCCCTGGTTGAGAATCAGGTCAAGATTGACCAGCTGATGCAGGTCATCTGGAATACCTTCGGCATCAGCGGGCTGGGTATCCTGTTCTCCTGGCTCCCGATGATCTTCGCCATCTTCCTGACCGAGATCAAGGCGGTACGGTTCCGCAAATTCATTCAGACTGTCACCACGCTGCCGAACTTCATCAGCTGGGTGCTTGTGTACTCCCTCGCCTTCTCCATGTTCTCCAGTGAGGGAATGGTCAACGGCTTCCTGCATATGACAGGTCTGTCCGATTCTCCAACAATGTTCCTGCAGAGCTCGGAGCATGTCTGGTGGACGATGTGGGCCTGGGCTACCTGGAAGACACTTGGCTGGTCGGCCATCCTGTATATCGCGGCTATCATGGGCATCGACGAATCGCTGTATGAAGCGGCTTATGTGGACGGTGCTACCCGGATGCAGGTGATCCGCCATGTCGTTTTGCCAAGCATGATGCCAACCTACTTCGTCCTGCTGATGCTTCAGATTGCCAGCTTCCTGAACAACGGGCTGGAGCAGTATTTTGTCTTCCAGAATGCGTTTAACAAGGACACAATTCAGGTTCTCGATCTGTATGTGTATAATCTCGCCATGGGCGGCGGCAGCTATTCCGTCTCCGTTGCGATCAGTATGCTGAAGAGTGTGATCAGCGTGGTGCTTCTCTTTTCGGTGAACGGGCTGTCCAAAATGCTGAGAGGAGAGGGCATTGTATGA